NNNNNNNNNNNNNNNNNNNNNNNNNNNNNNNNNNNNNNNNNNNNNNNNNNNNNNNNNNNNNNNNNNNNNNNNNNNNNNNNNNNNNNNNNNNNNNNNNNNNNNNNNNNNNNNNNNNNNNNNNNNNNNNNNNNNNNNNNNNNNNNNNNNNNNNNNNNNNNNNNNNNNNNNNNNNNNNNNNNNNNNNNNNNNNNNNNNNNNNNNNNNNNNNNNNNNNNNNNNNNNNNNNNNNNNNNNNNNNNNNNNNNNNNNNNNNNNNNNNNNNNNNNNNNNNNNNNNNNNNNNNNNNNNNNNNNNNNNNNNNNNNNNNNNNNNNNNNNNNNNNNNNNNNNNNNNNNNNNNNNNNNNNNNNNNNNNNNNNNNNNNNNNNNNNNNNNNNNNNNNNNNNNNNNNNNNNNNNNNNNNNNNNNNNNNNNNNNNNNNNNNNNNNNNNNNNNNNNNNNNNNNNNNNNNNNNNNNNNNNNNNNNNNNNNNNNNNNNNNNNNNNNNNNNNNNNNNNNNNNNNNNNNNNNNNNNNNNNNNNNNNNNNNNNNNNNNNNNNNNNNNNNNNNNNNNNNNNNNNNNNNNNNNNNNNNNNNNNNNNNNNNNNNNNNNNNNNNNNNNNNNNNNNNNNNNNNNNNNNNNNNNNNNNNNNNNNNNNNNNNNNNNNNNNNNNNNNNNNNNNNNNNNNNNNNNNNNNNNNNNNNNNNNNNNNNNNNNNNNNNNNNNNNNNNNNNNNNNNNNNNNNNNNNNNNNNNNNNNNNNNNNNNNNNNNNNNNNNNNNNNNNNNNNNNNNNNNNNNNNNNNNNNNNNNNNNNNNNNNNNNNNNNNNNNNNNNNNNNNNNNNNNNNNNNNNNNNNNNNNNNNNNNNNNNNNNNNNNNNNNNNNNNNNNNNNNNNNNNNNNNNNNNNNNNNNNNNNNNNNNNNNNNNNNNNNNNNNNNNNNNNNNNNNNNNNNNNNNNNNNNNNNNNNNNNNNNNNNNNNNNNNNNNNNNNNNNNNNNNNNNNNNNNNNNNNNNNNNNNNNNNNNNNNNNNNNNNNNNNNNNNNNNNNNNNNNNNNNNNNNNNNNNNNNNNNNNNNNNNNNNNNNNNNNNNNNNNNNNNNNNNNNNNNNNNNNNNNNNNNNNNNNNNNNNNNNNNNNNNNNNNNNNNNNNNNNNNNNNNNNNNNNNNNNNNNNNNNNNNNNNNNNNNNNNNNNNNNNNNNNNNNNNNNNNNNNNNNNNNNNNNNNNNNNNNNNNNNNNNNNNNNNNNNNNNNNNNNNNNNNNNNNNNNNNNNNNNNNNNNNNNNNNNNNNNNNNNNNNNNNNNNNNNNNNNNNNNNNNNNNNNNNNNNNNNNNNNNNNNNNNNNNNNNNNNNNNNNNNNNNNNNNNNNNNNNNNNNNNNNNNNNNNNNNNNNNNNNNNNNNNNNNNNNNNNNNNNNNNNNNNNNNNNNNNNNNNNNNNNNNNNNNNNNNNNNNNNNNNNNNNNNNNNNNNNNNNNNNNNNNNNNNNNNNNNNNNNNNNNNNNNNNNNNNNNNNNNNNNNNNNNNNNNNNNNNNNNNNNNNNNNNNNNNNNNNNNNNNNNNNNNNNNNNNNNNNNNNNNNNNNNNNNNNNNNNNNNNNNNNNNNNNNNNNNNNNNNNNNNNNNNNNNNNNNNNNNNNNNNNNNNNNNNNNNNNNNNNNNNNNNNNNNNNNNNNNNNNNNNNNNNNNNNNNNNNNNNNNNNNNNNNNNNNNNNNNNNNNNNNNNNNNNNNNNNNNNNNNNNNNNNNNNNNNNNNNNNNNNNNNNNNNNNNNNNNNNNNNNNNNNNNNNNNNNNNNNNNNNNNNNNNNNNNNNNNNNNNNNNNNNNNNNNNNNNNNNNNNNNNNNNNNNNNNNNNNNNNNNNNNNNNNNNNNNNNNNNNNNNNNNNNNNNNNNNNNNNNNNNNNNNNNNNNNNNNNNNNNNNNNNNNNNNNNNNNNNNNNNNNNNNNNNNNNNNNNNNNNNNNNNNNNNNNNNNNNNNNNNNNNNNNNNNNNNNNNNNNNNNNNNNNNNNNNNNNNNNNNNNNNNNNNNNNNNNNNNNNNNNNNNNNNNNNNNNNNNNNNNNNNNNNNNNNNNNNNNNNNNNNNNNNNNNNNNNNNNNNNNNNNNNNNNNNNNNNNNNNNNNNNNNNNNNNNNNNNNNNNNNNNNNNNNNNNNNNNNNNNNNNNNNNNNNNNNNNNNNNNNNNNNNNNNNNNNNNNNNNNNNNNNNNNNNNNNNNNNNNNNNNNNNNNNNNNNNNNNNNNNNNNNNNNNNNNNNNNNNNNNNNNNNNNNNNNNNNNNNNNNNNNNNNNNNNNNNNNNNNNNNNNNNNNNNNNNNNNNNNNNNNNNNNNNNNNNNNNNNNNNNNNNNNNNNNNNNNNNNNNNNNNNNNNNNNATATATTTGGCTACCAATATATGACCTGCACACTTGTACCTTTCCCCTTATTATACtcttgaaattttatttataagcaaatagcataataataaaaatcagtcGTCTGGATCGACTTtgatcttatttaattttgccTTTTTTAAGTGTATGTATATTGAGATTTAAATAGCAAGACCTGTATACTTAGAGTTCTCACGCTCACCCTTTTATGTGTTGGGACTAAGCAGGAAAATTGGAAGAGAATGACCTCTTTATGTGTGCCAGCAGCTTTTTTTTCGTCCGCTCGATGCAAGAGGCCTCTCCGTTCTCTTCACTTGAGCACGCAATTTCATTCGCTCGAGATTTATGGTTCAACAAATCGCCTattagaacatggttggatgcATTCTCCGCACACAGGCACATAGGTACAGTTATTAGTAGGGCGCCTACTGAACTAATTTCGGTACGTATCCAAACTGATTGACCAATCAATGATTCTATAACCATAACCATAAGACAAAGCCAACTATCAGATGATTTATGCGATTCTGAACGTTGTAGGATTTGTGTCAATTCGGAGCAAAGTATCGAAAGAAATTTGGCTTCGAATTCTTAACAACTACAAATGCTAGACATTCCCATAAAATACTGAAGGAGATCAAGGTATAAATCAACTTATTaaatgttattattgttattgttactgTTATTATTTTGGACATCACTTTAATAATTTGCAAGATATTAAGTCTCAATGaatattaacatatatattattgattttaaaaaaagtaaaatcaaactatatatatatatagagtacAGTTGCATGCTAGGGATAGGATAACTGGTACAATTATTGGTTTGAATATATAGATATAGTTTCTTAtcattctattttaaatatacATACTCCCATAAGTACTTATTTAGGTCTCCttaagttattaaaattttttttgataaaatatatagttttcttgtgtttaataaaattcaatagtaaaaataaaaatactaaaaaataaaaaaatatttttttagaagttataatttattattttaatttttttacataaatttttttaacataatatataaacaaacaaattttgttATGTTATTCTATCCAAcataattgttaaataaaaaaatatttttatacgagctatttaaatataattttttttaaaaatcacttaaaagaattattattttgtagAAGTTCACTCAAATAGATTCTAAGCAGCACTCAAAATCGTATTAGAGATTGAAACTTGTCTTATGTAACTTATTTTTGGGTCATTGATTAATGCTAATAAACGCATCAACCTTTTTCTTTGAAAGATAGTAATCACTATATATAATGTTGAAATCACAAGAGATAGAGAATAATAACACATGTACTTGTACTAGGTTACTCATGTAATATTGGTAGTATTTTTATGTAGATttcttatttttagtatttttatttagtttttaaaattttattttctaagaaaaaaaaacgGTGAAGAAAAACTTgagattttttcttttcttgttggttattaattaattgCACGAGGACTTTTCCAACATGGTCAAGAATGATCCACAGCTGATTCTATATTCGATTTCAATGGTGATCGCAACAATATAACATAACTATCAAATACTACTAAGTCAACAGATTTTAAATAGTACTAAGGACAAACGTCTTAATGATACTAATCTATTTACTGGTTTGATTATAAAGGTAATATGGGTTTTCaactttttattaaattttggttaatgttttaaaattttcaatttttaactgTATTAGTTTAATTAACGGTATAATTTTTAGAATCTTAAATGGTTTTGCATTATTATGACAGATGCGGATCATCATCTTCGGCTGTGTGCTGTGATTGCTATGAATGAACTTCTTCATAAAGCATCTATATTTTAAGcaaaatctttttttacttGTCTCGATCTTTACTGTATTCTTGAAAAAGCAGAACgtaataaatattattaggttaaaagataaaattttgggATAAATCTTGCTGAATTGAGTCAACAAATCCCCTCCCCATGAACACTTTCAGATTACTCTATGTAATGTCTGCATAGTTTATTGGAATGGTCAATTGTTCTGATGATTCTTTTGTTCTGATTTAGGCTCGATGCGGGAACAATCTCTTGGTTGAACTGGATATTGCGGCCCGAGAGAAATTCTATTTCATACAAAAAGGACTCACAAAAATCTGGGAACGTAAGTCTAACAAACCTTGTAGAATATGACAGCCAGACCATTTTCTCTGTAAAGTTTAGTAATGTTATTCAAATTGTTTTGTTGCGATGTAACTTTCAGGAATATCTCAAGAGGAGCTTCAAGAGAAATCAGAAGATTTA
The Arachis duranensis cultivar V14167 chromosome 5, aradu.V14167.gnm2.J7QH, whole genome shotgun sequence genome window above contains:
- the LOC110281499 gene encoding uric acid degradation bifunctional protein TTL-like; the encoded protein is MQEASPFSSLEHAISFARDLWFNKSPIRTWLDAFSAHRHIGTVISRAPTELISDLCQFGAKYRKKFGFEFLTTTNARHSHKILKEIKILNSTKDKRLNDTNLFTGLIIKARCGNNLLVELDIAAREKFYFIQKGLTKIWERISQEELQEKSEDLGEIVSNSLEEELVPSNSSDKEVWIDDKATLRNYDLNKTPDENQIE